A section of the Desulfotignum phosphitoxidans DSM 13687 genome encodes:
- a CDS encoding ABC transporter permease subunit has translation MTAYFIRRLLLVIPTFIGITIMVFFITRFVPGGPIERIIAETRAMQMGGQGSVSTRAGPGEGQPLSQEQIEKLKAYYGFDKPVLHSYLAWLGKVLKGDLGRSTRYHDPVWEMIRDRMPVSLYFGGLSLVLIYGVCIPLGVAKAVRHQSGFDTVSSVVIFTGYAIPGWVAGVLMLVVFASHWDVFPLGGLVSDRFDQFGWFARVMDLARHTVLPLFAYVIGSFTVMTLLMKNTLMDNLAADYVRTAIAKGLSFKHAVFRHAMRNSLIPIATSFGNNISILLMGSFLIEKVFNIDGMGLLGYESVVDRDYPVVMGILVISSLLFMIGNILSDVCVAIVDPRVRFK, from the coding sequence ATGACCGCGTATTTTATCCGACGACTGTTGCTGGTGATCCCCACGTTTATCGGTATCACCATTATGGTGTTCTTTATCACCCGGTTTGTGCCCGGCGGTCCCATTGAACGGATCATTGCCGAAACCCGTGCCATGCAGATGGGCGGGCAGGGGAGCGTGTCCACCCGGGCCGGGCCCGGGGAGGGACAGCCGCTTTCCCAGGAACAGATAGAAAAACTGAAAGCCTATTACGGATTTGACAAGCCGGTTCTGCACAGTTACCTGGCCTGGCTGGGCAAGGTGCTGAAAGGAGATCTGGGACGTTCCACCCGGTATCATGATCCGGTGTGGGAAATGATTCGGGACCGGATGCCGGTTTCTCTGTATTTCGGGGGGCTGAGTCTGGTGCTCATCTACGGGGTGTGTATTCCGTTAGGCGTGGCCAAGGCAGTTCGCCATCAATCCGGATTTGACACGGTTTCTTCTGTGGTCATATTTACAGGATACGCGATTCCGGGGTGGGTGGCCGGCGTGTTGATGCTGGTAGTGTTTGCCTCGCATTGGGATGTGTTTCCCTTAGGCGGTCTGGTTTCCGACCGGTTCGACCAGTTCGGATGGTTTGCGCGCGTCATGGATTTGGCCCGGCATACCGTACTGCCCTTGTTTGCGTATGTGATCGGATCGTTTACGGTCATGACCCTGCTGATGAAAAACACGCTCATGGACAATCTGGCGGCAGATTACGTGCGTACCGCCATTGCCAAGGGGCTTTCCTTTAAACACGCTGTGTTCCGCCATGCCATGCGCAACAGCCTGATTCCCATTGCCACCAGTTTCGGCAACAATATCTCCATTCTGCTCATGGGATCGTTTCTCATTGAAAAAGTGTTTAATATCGACGGCATGGGACTATTGGGATACGAGTCTGTGGTGGACAGAGACTATCCTGTGGTTATGGGGATCCTGGTAATTTCCTCTTTGTTGTTTATGATCGGAAATATTTTAAGTGATGTGTGCGTGGCCATTGTGGATCCCCGGGTGCGGTTCAAATGA
- a CDS encoding ABC transporter permease produces the protein MSFFALNPVTRRKLKRFISIRRGFWSFLIITGLILFSFAAELFINSRALAVRYQGTWYFPTYGHMIPGTTFDQDYQYETDYRELKDLFQQAGQGDFVILPPVPYNPYENDLRLNQYPPFPPSIKDRHFLGTDNVGRDILARLVYGFRTAILFSFFLLMINYTIGIFIGCAMGYFGGRFDLFFQRIIEIWSNIPFLYVIIIVSSILVPSFMILLLIMAFFGWISITWVMRTMTYKEKEREYVLAVRSLGASHFRIIFRHIIPNTISVIVTYAPFAISSGIVALTSLDYLGFGLPAPTPSWGELLSQGWQNMEAWWISASVVGALVVTLMTVTFTGEGIREAFDPKQHTIYE, from the coding sequence ATGAGCTTTTTTGCCCTTAATCCTGTTACCCGCCGCAAACTCAAGCGGTTCATTTCCATCCGCCGGGGATTCTGGTCGTTTCTCATTATTACCGGATTGATCCTTTTCTCCTTTGCGGCGGAACTGTTCATCAATTCCCGGGCACTGGCGGTGCGGTATCAGGGAACATGGTATTTTCCCACCTATGGCCACATGATTCCCGGCACCACCTTTGACCAAGACTACCAGTATGAAACCGATTACCGGGAACTCAAAGACTTGTTTCAACAGGCGGGGCAGGGTGATTTTGTGATTCTGCCGCCGGTGCCGTACAATCCGTATGAAAATGATCTGCGCCTCAACCAGTATCCACCGTTTCCGCCGTCCATCAAAGACCGTCACTTTCTGGGCACCGACAATGTGGGCAGAGACATTCTGGCCCGGCTGGTGTATGGGTTCCGTACAGCCATTCTGTTTTCTTTTTTTCTGCTGATGATCAATTACACCATCGGAATTTTCATCGGATGCGCCATGGGATATTTCGGAGGGCGGTTTGACCTGTTTTTTCAGCGCATCATCGAGATCTGGTCCAATATCCCGTTTCTGTATGTGATTATTATCGTGTCCTCCATCCTGGTCCCCAGTTTTATGATTCTATTGCTGATCATGGCTTTTTTCGGGTGGATCAGCATCACCTGGGTCATGCGCACCATGACCTACAAGGAAAAGGAGCGGGAATATGTTCTGGCGGTAAGAAGCTTAGGTGCTTCCCATTTCCGCATTATTTTCCGGCACATTATTCCCAACACCATTTCAGTGATCGTGACCTATGCACCCTTTGCCATCTCCAGCGGCATTGTGGCCCTGACGTCTCTGGATTATCTGGGGTTCGGCCTGCCTGCGCCCACACCTTCCTGGGGGGAACTGCTGTCCCAGGGATGGCAGAACATGGAAGCGTGGTGGATCTCCGCATCTGTGGTGGGAGCGCTGGTGGTGACGCTCATGACCGTCACCTTTACCGGTGAAGGCATCAGGGAAGCCTTTGATCCTAAGCAGCACACTATTTACGAGTAG